A segment of the Nitrosospira briensis C-128 genome:
CGCCGCACCATTTTTGACATGGTAGGCTTTGGATTCGCCGGTTAAAAAGTAACTGGCAAAACCATAGTAGCCGGTAAAATGCTCGTTGTCATAACCGAGCCCATTTATATTCGTTCGCAAATATTCTCCTTGAGCCGAGAATGGACCATGTACCAGCCAGCCCTCCGCGCCAAAGCGGTCGTAACTGTCTATTCGGCGCGAACCGGGTGCACCCTTGTTTCCTACGCTCAAGTTGCCGGTATTCAGCATATTGGTGCGATCTACGTTGGTTCCCGGAAAGGCAAAGAATGCCATCCCGCCCCCTCCCCCAGTTTGATTCGGGCCGACATTAATTGTGCCATTCGCCTGGTATTGGGTGTTGACAGCGGTGTGCCCAGCTGAAATTCCCACATGCAGGAATCTGGTTTCATCTTCCATCCACGGCCGGCCTGTTATCCGGCCGATGCCTTCCCAGCCGGAATCGCCTGAACCATTGTTGCGGCTAACGTTGCCTGCGGTATTAACCGAGGTGGAAGCGGCGGACCAGGCGCCGATGGGTTCGGTCTGAAAAGCGACCCCAAACTGAAAACGCGGTACCGCATAATTGATCCCTAGACCGGTTTTGTAGGTATTTGGGTTATCGACAAACGAGTTGACGGACATATGACGTTCGATGAACGTAAGATAGCGGTTACTGGCCGCTTCTTCCAGGCTGAAGGGTTCTTTAAATGAACCAACCTTGATTGAAAACGGCTTGGTCACGTTCAGCCGCGTGTAAGCGTCAGTAATGCCCGACGCCACAGAGCCGTTACCTCGACTGAAGTCATACTCGAATTTGTAATCCCAGAGCTTGAAAAAAGTACCTTCAACGCCAAGGCGAGCACGGCGGAGCGTTGCGCCGCTATTCAATTCGTTTGGCAGGTTGCTGCCGGTAGCGGGCAAAACATCGTTGATGAAATTGTATTGTGAAGCTACCTGCATCCGCCCATTGATCGCAAATGTAAAATTGCCGTCTTTACTTGCAAAGTGCGGCGCACTATCAATAAATTCGATGTGAGCATTTTCTGTTTCCTTGACGCGTTCTTCGAGCGACGCGATATCACTGGCAAGACGCGCTCCCATCATCTTTGATTTTAATTCTATATCTCTGCGGACCGCGGTTAAATCAGCTGTTTCCGTTTTTTCCGCTGCTATGGCGCTGGTATTATCTGCTGTCCTATTAGTCGTGTTATTCGGAGTTTTATCTGCTGTTTTAGGCGTGTCTTCTTTCACGAAAGAACCTATATGGACGCGACCAGGTCCAGGTTTGGCGTAAAGCTGCTCGGTCTTGGTATCGACATAGAGATCAATGGCAAGTGCGGCGGTGGATAGGCTTGAGCCTAAAATGGCTGTGATTGCCAGCGTAAGTCTGGATAATTTCATTTGTTTTTTCTCATCCCGGTTATTTATCAAAACCGGTTGCGAGAGTACTGCAGGAAAATGTCCGTTTAATTGCAGTTTTGTAACAGTTTCATGACAAAGATGATGCGTTTGGAGAGAGGAGGGGAAATGACTTGAGATAAGCGAGTCCATGGCCTATTAAATGGATGGAGGACCGCAACGCTTTATTCCGGCAGACCACCCTGCGTTCCACTTTTCTTGTTGCCGTGATAGTCTATGTGCTGAGTTACTTGAACTATCAGGTAAACCGCCTCAAACTTCCCTTAAGATCCGTTAAACATTAGAGAGGAAAACAATGGAAATTCATGTATACGACACCTACGTCAAGGCGAAAGACGGTCACACCATGCACTTCGACGTATTTACCGGCGTAAAAGACGACAAAAAAGCAATCGAGTATGCGAAACAGTGGTTAACCTCGATCGGCGAAGGCGACGCGACGGTTACCAGTAAAGAGTGCAGCTTTTGCCACAGCCAAAGCGCGCCGCCAAATGTCACCGACGCAATCAACAAGGATGGGTATTTCATTTACAAGATGGAAGGGTGCGGGTGAGCATTTCGCACCTGAGAAGAAATGGAATGAGCATCAAGGAAGCATGCCGGTGAAAGCCGTCGATGAATTTCAAAGACGATGAATACCCGGCGCGCTTTACTGGCCTTCATCACTGGCTGTATGAAAAGCCTGGGTATTTTCGGGCTTATGTTTGGTTCTTCGCTATGGGGTAGCGAGCTCGTCAAAACTATCGAACAGGTCAAACCCTCGATAGTTGGAATCGGAACTGTTCAGATGACCCGGTCCCCCCCCGTCAATTTCCTGGGGACCGGCTTTGTG
Coding sequences within it:
- a CDS encoding OprO/OprP family phosphate-selective porin; amino-acid sequence: MDSLISSHFPSSLQTHHLCHETVTKLQLNGHFPAVLSQPVLINNRDEKKQMKLSRLTLAITAILGSSLSTAALAIDLYVDTKTEQLYAKPGPGRVHIGSFVKEDTPKTADKTPNNTTNRTADNTSAIAAEKTETADLTAVRRDIELKSKMMGARLASDIASLEERVKETENAHIEFIDSAPHFASKDGNFTFAINGRMQVASQYNFINDVLPATGSNLPNELNSGATLRRARLGVEGTFFKLWDYKFEYDFSRGNGSVASGITDAYTRLNVTKPFSIKVGSFKEPFSLEEAASNRYLTFIERHMSVNSFVDNPNTYKTGLGINYAVPRFQFGVAFQTEPIGAWSAASTSVNTAGNVSRNNGSGDSGWEGIGRITGRPWMEDETRFLHVGISAGHTAVNTQYQANGTINVGPNQTGGGGGMAFFAFPGTNVDRTNMLNTGNLSVGNKGAPGSRRIDSYDRFGAEGWLVHGPFSAQGEYLRTNINGLGYDNEHFTGYYGFASYFLTGESKAYHVKNGAANRIKPRQNFQWNGSGWGAWEVAAGYDYINLNSGVIKGGQADMVRFALNWYPHPNIKIQNNIVHVLNVNTAGSAIPRTAGFNKADLSSFLTQVQVEF
- a CDS encoding DUF2024 family protein — translated: MEIHVYDTYVKAKDGHTMHFDVFTGVKDDKKAIEYAKQWLTSIGEGDATVTSKECSFCHSQSAPPNVTDAINKDGYFIYKMEGCG